Proteins found in one Elephas maximus indicus isolate mEleMax1 chromosome 11, mEleMax1 primary haplotype, whole genome shotgun sequence genomic segment:
- the RINL gene encoding ras and Rab interactor-like protein isoform X1, which produces MAQLEDKASDRERLAPLQENGTRETPLGVLRSPEPLLRLRRTWGVWQIPELDVQDAEALLELWPLGSFLVIGHGPSQYLVLRTGPSPGEVKTYQIKKIPGGVSLDSSNLCMPDLPHLLAFLSASRYRLPIIWAKRDPSPRYPNHAVTPSFFRDVLPRTLLLPPPTLGPWNKHTDPPQIGRVQLDTPGKAFSVVNQLYLETHKEQGMEQFLPETPPETAQSNSPAPSNHTPHRVSWVEGPLSPEVHYHGSALATLVEKEEEVEEAYKDEEEGPDDALTLHVRALARSWSNYVARQFRGFRARLTSAAGGSHRPGDPATELLQDVRHLLTDLQEYLVKDPEVRAVFGSMAPGAAQKDQDLGPAVEAAVCRAVLAPLKPALWTQLRTLRAPELRRLRRRQIALRAEAGPPGAQGAGPEGLGPAPALRSRIHNRLVRLHASCAPRRKVALLLAVCADIYEGLARGGEQEPQGADAFLPALTEELIWSPNLGETQLDVEFLMELLDPNELRGEAGYYLTTWFGALHHIAHYQPEVGRAPQGLSSEARASLRQWHRRRTLHGQEHASTEADLPFEEPWTVGTKPGNL; this is translated from the exons ATGGCCCAGCTGGAGGACAAGGCTTCCGACAGAGagag GCTGGCACCATTGCAGGAGAATGGAACAAGAGAGACCCCTCTAGGGGTCCTGAGGTCTCCAGAGCCACTCCTTCGCCTTCGGAGGACATGGGGGGTCTGGCAGATCCCAGAGCTGGATGTCCAGGATGCAGAGGCCCTGCTGGAGCTGTGGCCACTGGGG AGTTTCCTTGTCATAGGACATGGCCCCAGTCAGTACCTGGTGCTGAGGACCGGACCTTCACCAGGGGAAGTAAAAACCTACCAGATCAAGAAAATTCCTGGAG GTGTATCTCTGGACTCCTCTAACCTCTGCATGCCAGACCTGCCCCATCTCCTGGCCTTCCTATCAGCCAGCAGGTACAGGCTACCCATCATATGGGCCAAGAGGGACCCTTCCCCAAGATACCCAAACCACGCCGTGACTCCCTCTTTTTTCAGGGATGTTTTGCCCAGAACACTGCTCTTGCCCCCTCCAACTCTAGGGCCTTGGAACAAACACACAG ATCCTCCACAGATTGGCAGGGTCCAACTCGACACCCCAGGAAAGGCCTTCTCTGTGGTGAATCAGCTCTACCTGGAGACACACAAAGAGCAGGGGATGGAGCAGTTCCTCCCAGAGACCCCACCAGAGACTGCCCAGAGCAACAGTCCAG CCCCCAGCAACCACACCCCTCACCGTGTCTCCTGGGTGGAAGGCCCACTCAGCCCGGAAGTGCACTATCACGGGTCCGCTCTGGCTACCCTggtggagaaggaggaggaagtggaGGAGGCCTACAAAGATGAAGAGGAGGGACCTGACGACGCCCTCACGCTTCACGTTCGGGCTCTGGCCAGGTCCTGGAGCAACTACGTGGCCAGGCAGTTCCGAGGCTTTAGGGCGCGCCTCACCTCGGCAGCAGGGGGCTCCCACAGGCCTGGGGACCCAGCCACAGAGCTGCTTCAGGATGTGCGGCACCTCCTTACTGACCTCCAGGAATACCTAGTAAAGGACCCAGAAGTCAGGGCCGTCTTTGGGAGCATGGCGCCTGGGGCAGCCCAGAAGGACCAGGATCTTG GCCCCGCGGTGGAGGCGGCGGTGTGCCGGGCGGTGCTGGCGCCCCTGAAGCCTGCCCTGTGGACTCAGCTCCGCACCCTCCGCGCCCCGGAGCTGAGGCGACTGCGGCGGCGACAGATCGCCCTGAGGGCGGAGGCGGGGCCTCCGGGCGCCCAGGGGGCGGGGCCTGAGGGGctgggccccgcccccgccctgcGGAGCCGCATCCACAACCGCCTCGTGCGCCTCCACGCCTCCTGCGCCCCGCGCCGCAAGGTGGCGCTGCTGCTGGCGGTGTGCGCGGATATCTACGAGGGGCTGGCCCGCGGCGGGGAGCAAG AGCCCCAGGGGGCCGACGCTTTCCTGCCGGCGCTGACAGAGGAGCTGATCTGGAGTCCGAACCTTGGAGAGACGCAGCTGGACGTGGAGTTCCTTATGGAGCTCCTGGATCCCAACGAGCTGCGGGGAGAGG CCGGGTACTATTTGACCACGTGGTTTGGAGCACTGCACCACATTGCCCACTACCAACCCGAGGTGGGCCGTGCACCCCAGGGGCTCAGCTCCGAGGCCCGCGCCTCCCTTCGCCAGTGGCACCGCAGGCGGACGTTGCACGGACAGGAGCACGCCAGTACCGAG GCTGACCTCCCCTTTGAGGAGCCATGGACAGTGGGGACAAAGCCTGGGAACCTCTAA
- the RINL gene encoding ras and Rab interactor-like protein isoform X2, which produces MAQLEDKASDRERLAPLQENGTRETPLGVLRSPEPLLRLRRTWGVWQIPELDVQDAEALLELWPLGSFLVIGHGPSQYLVLRTGPSPGEVKTYQIKKIPGGVSLDSSNLCMPDLPHLLAFLSASRDVLPRTLLLPPPTLGPWNKHTDPPQIGRVQLDTPGKAFSVVNQLYLETHKEQGMEQFLPETPPETAQSNSPAPSNHTPHRVSWVEGPLSPEVHYHGSALATLVEKEEEVEEAYKDEEEGPDDALTLHVRALARSWSNYVARQFRGFRARLTSAAGGSHRPGDPATELLQDVRHLLTDLQEYLVKDPEVRAVFGSMAPGAAQKDQDLGPAVEAAVCRAVLAPLKPALWTQLRTLRAPELRRLRRRQIALRAEAGPPGAQGAGPEGLGPAPALRSRIHNRLVRLHASCAPRRKVALLLAVCADIYEGLARGGEQEPQGADAFLPALTEELIWSPNLGETQLDVEFLMELLDPNELRGEAGYYLTTWFGALHHIAHYQPEVGRAPQGLSSEARASLRQWHRRRTLHGQEHASTEADLPFEEPWTVGTKPGNL; this is translated from the exons ATGGCCCAGCTGGAGGACAAGGCTTCCGACAGAGagag GCTGGCACCATTGCAGGAGAATGGAACAAGAGAGACCCCTCTAGGGGTCCTGAGGTCTCCAGAGCCACTCCTTCGCCTTCGGAGGACATGGGGGGTCTGGCAGATCCCAGAGCTGGATGTCCAGGATGCAGAGGCCCTGCTGGAGCTGTGGCCACTGGGG AGTTTCCTTGTCATAGGACATGGCCCCAGTCAGTACCTGGTGCTGAGGACCGGACCTTCACCAGGGGAAGTAAAAACCTACCAGATCAAGAAAATTCCTGGAG GTGTATCTCTGGACTCCTCTAACCTCTGCATGCCAGACCTGCCCCATCTCCTGGCCTTCCTATCAGCCAGCAG GGATGTTTTGCCCAGAACACTGCTCTTGCCCCCTCCAACTCTAGGGCCTTGGAACAAACACACAG ATCCTCCACAGATTGGCAGGGTCCAACTCGACACCCCAGGAAAGGCCTTCTCTGTGGTGAATCAGCTCTACCTGGAGACACACAAAGAGCAGGGGATGGAGCAGTTCCTCCCAGAGACCCCACCAGAGACTGCCCAGAGCAACAGTCCAG CCCCCAGCAACCACACCCCTCACCGTGTCTCCTGGGTGGAAGGCCCACTCAGCCCGGAAGTGCACTATCACGGGTCCGCTCTGGCTACCCTggtggagaaggaggaggaagtggaGGAGGCCTACAAAGATGAAGAGGAGGGACCTGACGACGCCCTCACGCTTCACGTTCGGGCTCTGGCCAGGTCCTGGAGCAACTACGTGGCCAGGCAGTTCCGAGGCTTTAGGGCGCGCCTCACCTCGGCAGCAGGGGGCTCCCACAGGCCTGGGGACCCAGCCACAGAGCTGCTTCAGGATGTGCGGCACCTCCTTACTGACCTCCAGGAATACCTAGTAAAGGACCCAGAAGTCAGGGCCGTCTTTGGGAGCATGGCGCCTGGGGCAGCCCAGAAGGACCAGGATCTTG GCCCCGCGGTGGAGGCGGCGGTGTGCCGGGCGGTGCTGGCGCCCCTGAAGCCTGCCCTGTGGACTCAGCTCCGCACCCTCCGCGCCCCGGAGCTGAGGCGACTGCGGCGGCGACAGATCGCCCTGAGGGCGGAGGCGGGGCCTCCGGGCGCCCAGGGGGCGGGGCCTGAGGGGctgggccccgcccccgccctgcGGAGCCGCATCCACAACCGCCTCGTGCGCCTCCACGCCTCCTGCGCCCCGCGCCGCAAGGTGGCGCTGCTGCTGGCGGTGTGCGCGGATATCTACGAGGGGCTGGCCCGCGGCGGGGAGCAAG AGCCCCAGGGGGCCGACGCTTTCCTGCCGGCGCTGACAGAGGAGCTGATCTGGAGTCCGAACCTTGGAGAGACGCAGCTGGACGTGGAGTTCCTTATGGAGCTCCTGGATCCCAACGAGCTGCGGGGAGAGG CCGGGTACTATTTGACCACGTGGTTTGGAGCACTGCACCACATTGCCCACTACCAACCCGAGGTGGGCCGTGCACCCCAGGGGCTCAGCTCCGAGGCCCGCGCCTCCCTTCGCCAGTGGCACCGCAGGCGGACGTTGCACGGACAGGAGCACGCCAGTACCGAG GCTGACCTCCCCTTTGAGGAGCCATGGACAGTGGGGACAAAGCCTGGGAACCTCTAA